One [Clostridium] saccharolyticum WM1 DNA segment encodes these proteins:
- a CDS encoding alpha/beta fold hydrolase, with amino-acid sequence MANVKANGIQIEYEIFGKKTNPAIVLIAGNGAQLNFWEPEFCEMLAKNNLQVIRFDNRDAGLSTKFDGAGIPDMKRIYQAAQEGKPIKTAYTLEDMADDVAGLLDALEIKKAHICGASMGGTIAQVFAYRHPFRICSLISIMSSTGNPNNPQISPETLAIVTATPPSGREAYIDYTLRMWKNIWSKGFPFEEERARRYCEESYDRSYDPQGAVRQNAALVANGDRRQQLSLLTIPTLVIHGTADTLFPVEAGKDTARTIPNAKLLLIEGMGHDMPKGTWESIVEAIVSQVNDTSHYMGNDAAQYSQ; translated from the coding sequence ATGGCAAACGTAAAGGCAAATGGCATACAAATTGAATATGAAATTTTTGGAAAGAAGACAAATCCTGCAATAGTGCTTATAGCAGGAAATGGTGCGCAGCTTAATTTTTGGGAACCGGAATTTTGTGAAATGCTTGCAAAAAATAATTTACAAGTGATACGTTTTGATAACCGCGATGCCGGATTATCTACAAAATTCGATGGGGCGGGTATTCCTGATATGAAAAGAATATACCAGGCAGCACAAGAGGGAAAACCAATTAAGACAGCATATACATTGGAGGATATGGCTGATGATGTGGCTGGTTTGCTGGATGCGTTGGAAATAAAGAAGGCTCACATCTGCGGTGCTTCTATGGGAGGCACGATTGCTCAGGTTTTTGCCTATAGGCATCCTTTCCGTATATGTAGTTTGATTTCTATTATGTCATCTACAGGTAATCCGAATAATCCGCAAATTTCACCGGAAACATTGGCCATTGTTACAGCAACACCTCCATCTGGAAGGGAGGCGTATATTGATTATACTTTACGTATGTGGAAAAATATTTGGAGTAAGGGATTTCCTTTTGAAGAAGAACGTGCAAGACGGTATTGTGAAGAAAGCTATGACCGTTCTTATGATCCGCAAGGAGCTGTACGCCAAAATGCAGCTTTGGTTGCTAATGGGGATAGGAGACAACAACTTTCGTTATTAACAATTCCAACACTGGTGATTCATGGTACCGCAGATACCTTGTTTCCAGTTGAAGCAGGAAAAGATACAGCACGCACAATCCCTAATGCTAAATTACTTTTGATCGAAGGAATGGGACATGATATGCCTAAGGGAACATGGGAATCCATAGTCGAAGCCATTGTTAGCCAGGTGAACGACACGTCACACTACATGGGGAATGATGCAGCCCAATATAGCCAATAA
- a CDS encoding cupin domain-containing protein — translation MNKFIFNDYFHVPQGKIAKRMIFKSDNVIAFVLNIAKGEILPGHTHLESTLLLQVMEGKAKVVTDGNETPLQVGELMQVDGQESLQVVNTGEDILRLYVTISPMGTEAFATDANV, via the coding sequence ATGAACAAGTTTATTTTCAATGATTATTTTCATGTGCCTCAGGGTAAAATTGCCAAGCGGATGATTTTCAAAAGCGATAATGTAATCGCCTTTGTTCTAAACATTGCAAAAGGGGAAATACTTCCGGGACACACACATCTAGAATCAACCCTTTTGCTGCAGGTCATGGAAGGGAAAGCCAAGGTTGTCACCGATGGCAATGAAACTCCATTGCAGGTGGGCGAGTTAATGCAGGTTGATGGACAGGAAAGCTTACAGGTTGTAAACACCGGTGAAGATATCCTGCGCCTTTATGTCACAATTTCACCAATGGGTACAGAGGCCTTTGCAACGGATGCAAATGTTTAA
- a CDS encoding GNAT family N-acetyltransferase has translation MNNKESYIIRNEQTKDLWKVEDLTRKAFWNLNVPGCSEHYMVHVMRNHPDFIPELDFVLEKDNRIIGNIMYTKAKLVDEEKREKQILTFGPLSVHPDFQRKGYGKALLEYSFDKAKEMSYDVIVIFGNPENYVSRGFKSCKKFNICTDQDFYPAAMLVKELTEGCLDQRKWRYIESEAYQIDETALEQFDLNFEKKEKKCQPSQEEFYILSHSKII, from the coding sequence ATGAATAATAAAGAGAGCTATATAATTAGAAATGAACAGACAAAGGATCTGTGGAAAGTGGAGGATTTAACTAGAAAGGCCTTTTGGAATTTGAATGTTCCGGGCTGTAGTGAACATTATATGGTGCACGTTATGAGAAATCATCCGGATTTCATACCTGAACTGGACTTTGTTCTTGAAAAAGACAATCGCATTATCGGAAATATCATGTATACCAAGGCAAAACTCGTAGATGAGGAAAAACGTGAAAAGCAGATATTGACCTTCGGCCCCCTGAGTGTTCATCCAGATTTTCAAAGAAAAGGATATGGAAAAGCCCTGCTTGAATATTCATTTGATAAGGCAAAAGAGATGTCGTATGACGTCATTGTAATTTTTGGTAATCCTGAAAATTATGTTTCCCGTGGGTTTAAAAGCTGTAAAAAATTTAATATTTGCACCGATCAGGACTTCTACCCAGCAGCCATGCTGGTAAAAGAGTTAACAGAGGGGTGCCTGGATCAAAGAAAATGGCGCTATATCGAAAGCGAAGCCTATCAGATCGATGAAACGGCATTAGAGCAGTTTGATTTGAATTTTGAAAAGAAGGAAAAGAAATGCCAACCAAGCCAGGAGGAGTTTTATATTCTCAGCCATTCAAAGATTATTTAA
- a CDS encoding alkaline phosphatase family protein — MSKGKAKHLVVISYDAFSEDNWEKASRLPNLSRLIKSGAFSTKLKSVYPTLTYVVHTTMVTGVYPDKHGIYHNTPLQPFIDEEEQAWFWFKKDIKVPAVYDALRKHKMKSAGILWPVTGYASIRYNLPEIKTIGRENQSLKILKNGSPFFCIALEKKYGKLRKGIEQPYLDDFTAMCGKDTIRSKKPEFLMMHFIELDDAKHHYGTDSPEIDKVLNRVDERIGKVIEAVREAGIFEETVFLVLGDHGQKNVRYKVKLNQLLKKEGLIYEEKGKMLWRAYIQSTGGSAYLHLKENDEEAKQRVLQILLKAAEEKSLGIERIYTGEELEHFHAFPVSGYMLEAKTGYCFDDSLTGPLVTDLEKENRKYATHGYSPEKPEYQCCFVVSGNCIKKEYQLGEIQMVDIAPTIAEILGVEFGPCDGRVLDEIFRMNTKVSIQKKAETDMR; from the coding sequence ATGAGCAAAGGAAAAGCAAAGCATTTGGTAGTGATCTCCTATGATGCATTTTCTGAAGATAACTGGGAAAAGGCAAGTCGGCTTCCCAACCTTTCCCGATTAATAAAAAGCGGAGCGTTCAGCACAAAATTAAAAAGCGTCTATCCGACTCTTACCTATGTAGTGCATACCACTATGGTGACCGGCGTTTATCCGGATAAGCATGGAATCTATCATAATACCCCTCTCCAGCCTTTCATTGATGAAGAAGAGCAGGCGTGGTTCTGGTTTAAAAAGGATATCAAGGTACCTGCTGTGTACGATGCTTTGAGAAAACATAAAATGAAATCAGCCGGAATCCTATGGCCTGTTACCGGATATGCCTCCATTCGCTATAATCTGCCTGAGATAAAGACAATCGGACGTGAAAATCAATCTCTTAAGATCTTAAAAAATGGGAGTCCATTTTTTTGCATAGCGCTTGAGAAAAAATATGGAAAATTAAGAAAAGGGATAGAGCAGCCTTATCTGGATGATTTTACAGCCATGTGCGGAAAAGACACCATACGAAGCAAAAAACCGGAATTTCTCATGATGCATTTCATTGAACTGGACGATGCGAAGCATCATTATGGGACAGACAGTCCGGAGATTGATAAGGTTCTGAACCGCGTGGATGAAAGAATCGGTAAGGTGATAGAGGCAGTTCGGGAGGCAGGCATTTTTGAGGAAACGGTTTTTCTGGTGTTGGGTGACCATGGGCAGAAAAATGTAAGATACAAGGTAAAGCTGAATCAATTATTAAAAAAAGAAGGCCTTATTTATGAAGAAAAGGGAAAAATGCTTTGGAGAGCCTATATACAGTCCACAGGAGGGTCTGCCTATTTGCACTTAAAGGAAAATGACGAGGAAGCAAAGCAGCGTGTACTTCAGATTCTTTTAAAAGCGGCGGAAGAGAAAAGCTTAGGCATTGAGAGGATCTATACCGGAGAAGAACTGGAACATTTTCATGCGTTCCCGGTATCTGGATATATGCTGGAAGCAAAAACTGGTTATTGTTTTGATGACAGCCTTACCGGGCCCCTTGTAACTGACTTGGAGAAAGAGAATAGAAAGTATGCAACGCATGGGTATTCACCGGAGAAACCTGAGTATCAATGCTGCTTTGTAGTATCAGGAAATTGTATTAAGAAAGAATACCAGTTGGGAGAAATCCAGATGGTAGATATAGCCCCTACGATTGCAGAGATCCTCGGCGTTGAGTTCGGTCCTTGTGACGGCAGAGTATTGGATGAGATATTTAGAATGAATACCAAAGTTTCAATACAAAAAAAGGCAGAAACTGATATGAGATAA
- a CDS encoding YwbE family protein, producing the protein MGKILPVKARMKGIKMDGTVRKDIKIGDRVMVIQKQDQRTGKLTEGVVQRILTNAPNHPRGIKVMLEGGTVGRVQRGMDHK; encoded by the coding sequence ATGGGAAAAATATTACCTGTAAAAGCCAGAATGAAAGGGATAAAAATGGACGGAACCGTTAGGAAAGATATTAAGATTGGTGACCGGGTTATGGTGATACAAAAACAGGATCAAAGAACAGGGAAATTAACGGAAGGTGTCGTGCAAAGAATATTAACCAATGCTCCCAATCATCCAAGAGGTATTAAAGTGATGTTAGAAGGGGGAACCGTAGGGAGAGTACAGAGAGGAATGGATCATAAATAA
- the arr gene encoding NAD(+)--rifampin ADP-ribosyltransferase — protein sequence MDNKVDVLDKGPFFHGTKAELKIGDLLKPQHLSNYQNKKSNYIYFTATLDAAKWGAELAKSKLKERIYLVEPLGDFENDPNLTDKRFPGNPTRSYRSKFPLKIIAELGSWERHSDEEIYHMLASLRTLQEQGKAVIYD from the coding sequence ATGGATAACAAAGTTGATGTTTTGGATAAAGGACCTTTCTTTCATGGTACGAAAGCGGAATTAAAAATTGGAGATTTATTAAAACCACAGCACTTATCAAATTACCAAAATAAAAAGTCTAATTATATATATTTTACTGCAACATTAGATGCTGCTAAATGGGGTGCAGAATTGGCAAAATCTAAATTAAAAGAAAGAATTTATTTGGTAGAGCCATTAGGTGATTTTGAAAATGATCCAAACTTAACTGACAAAAGATTTCCAGGGAATCCTACACGTTCTTATAGGTCTAAGTTTCCTTTGAAAATAATAGCTGAATTAGGTTCATGGGAAAGACATTCAGATGAAGAAATATATCATATGCTTGCATCCTTAAGAACGTTACAGGAACAAGGGAAAGCTGTAATATATGATTGA
- a CDS encoding uracil-DNA glycosylase family protein — protein MIFEKIKQEIMDDPMNESYTKMGIPPLFKVSVDARIAIVGQAPGRKAEATQLFWNDLSGDRLREWLGVSREIFYQTNRIAHLPMDFYYPGKAKSGDAPPRKGFAEKWHPRLLDEMPNIEIIILIGSYAQKYYLNKKRQKSLTETVRNFQKYLPEYFPLVHPSPLNLGWLSRNPWFENDVLPVLKEIVHKNL, from the coding sequence ATGATATTCGAAAAAATCAAACAAGAAATTATGGATGACCCAATGAACGAATCCTATACCAAAATGGGTATTCCACCATTATTTAAAGTTTCTGTAGATGCTCGCATTGCCATAGTTGGGCAAGCACCGGGACGTAAAGCAGAAGCAACACAATTGTTTTGGAATGATTTAAGTGGTGACCGATTAAGAGAGTGGCTGGGAGTATCTCGTGAGATATTTTATCAAACGAATCGAATCGCCCATTTGCCTATGGATTTCTATTATCCAGGAAAAGCGAAAAGCGGTGATGCCCCACCTAGAAAAGGCTTTGCTGAAAAATGGCATCCACGTTTACTGGATGAGATGCCAAATATTGAAATCATAATTCTAATCGGCAGCTATGCACAGAAATACTATTTAAATAAAAAACGTCAGAAAAGTTTAACTGAAACAGTGAGAAATTTCCAAAAATACTTACCGGAATATTTTCCGTTGGTTCATCCTTCTCCTTTAAATCTTGGATGGTTGAGTCGAAATCCATGGTTTGAAAATGATGTTTTACCTGTTCTAAAAGAAATTGTCCATAAGAACTTATGA
- a CDS encoding C45 family autoproteolytic acyltransferase/hydolase, whose amino-acid sequence MYHGRFTGTHYEVGYKWGGLILKNGNKLDCCPTFKLTEDKYEFAKECLTEYQKYFPEILEEIHGIADGNNVSVETLHALLFSMYCFEFDNKCTCFAFSTNNEIVFARNSDFLVSLEKLYMNCLYNLKGSYSFNGNTTAFVQMEDGVNHHGLAVGLTFVYPKLRKPGFNAGMLTRYLLEKCKTTAEAIEELHKLPIASAQTLTIADKRGEIVVVECNPKNIDVIRPHNGEQFVATANNFNSEKMQLYKNPDIDDWRSNQRYLTARTALQQHKDCYNVSFAKDILAGKHGFMCQYNRKQGADTVWSVVYDLKRNQIWRVEGNPSRKKFKVDSRLKLD is encoded by the coding sequence ATGTATCATGGAAGATTTACCGGAACACACTACGAAGTTGGTTATAAATGGGGTGGATTAATCCTTAAAAATGGCAATAAACTTGATTGTTGCCCTACCTTTAAGCTAACAGAGGATAAATATGAGTTTGCAAAAGAATGCCTTACAGAATATCAAAAATATTTTCCTGAGATATTAGAAGAGATACATGGCATTGCTGATGGAAACAACGTGTCAGTCGAAACTCTACACGCACTGCTTTTTTCAATGTACTGCTTTGAATTTGATAACAAATGTACTTGCTTTGCTTTCAGCACAAATAATGAAATTGTATTTGCAAGAAATAGCGACTTTTTGGTGAGTCTTGAAAAGCTCTATATGAATTGCCTTTATAATCTCAAAGGAAGCTATTCATTCAATGGAAATACAACTGCTTTTGTACAGATGGAAGATGGTGTTAATCATCATGGCTTAGCAGTTGGGCTTACGTTTGTTTATCCTAAACTGCGGAAGCCGGGATTTAACGCCGGTATGCTGACACGATATCTTTTGGAAAAATGTAAAACTACTGCTGAAGCAATTGAAGAACTTCATAAGCTTCCTATTGCATCAGCACAGACACTAACTATCGCAGATAAACGTGGAGAGATTGTTGTTGTGGAATGTAATCCAAAAAATATTGATGTCATTCGTCCCCATAATGGAGAACAATTTGTTGCAACAGCCAATAATTTTAATTCTGAAAAAATGCAACTTTACAAAAATCCAGACATTGATGACTGGCGTTCAAACCAACGTTATCTAACAGCCCGCACCGCACTTCAACAGCATAAAGATTGTTATAATGTATCTTTTGCTAAAGATATTTTGGCTGGGAAACACGGATTTATGTGTCAGTATAATCGTAAACAAGGTGCAGATACCGTTTGGTCTGTTGTCTATGATCTAAAACGAAATCAAATATGGCGTGTCGAAGGAAATCCTTCAAGAAAAAAATTCAAAGTAGATTCTCGTTTAAAACTTGATTAA
- the catA gene encoding type A chloramphenicol O-acetyltransferase: MFQKIDRSTWKREEYFNHYFSNLPCTYSMTLQLDITILRKKNLSLYPTMLYLITSVVNRHEEFRTALDNSGDVGVYDYLSPCYTVFHKESETFSNLWTTYSPDYEKFCADYKKDIQEYGSIDRMIAKPHAPENTFPVSMIPWSSFDGFNLNLQKGYDYLLPIITMGKFKVVNGRYFLPLAVQVHHAVCDGFHLSRFFNELQELIEQFLKN; encoded by the coding sequence ATGTTTCAAAAAATTGACCGCTCCACATGGAAGCGTGAGGAATATTTTAACCATTACTTTTCCAATCTACCTTGTACCTACAGCATGACGTTGCAGCTTGATATAACTATTTTACGGAAGAAAAATTTGAGTCTATATCCAACCATGCTTTATCTTATTACAAGTGTCGTCAATCGTCATGAGGAATTTCGTACAGCATTGGACAATAGCGGAGATGTAGGCGTATACGATTATCTTTCTCCTTGTTATACGGTCTTTCACAAAGAAAGCGAAACCTTCTCTAACCTATGGACAACATATAGTCCTGACTATGAAAAGTTTTGTGCAGATTACAAAAAGGATATTCAGGAATATGGCTCTATTGATCGTATGATAGCCAAGCCTCATGCCCCGGAAAACACCTTTCCAGTATCTATGATTCCATGGTCGAGCTTCGATGGTTTTAACCTCAATCTACAAAAAGGGTATGACTATTTATTACCAATTATCACAATGGGTAAGTTTAAGGTTGTAAATGGGCGATACTTTTTACCACTTGCTGTGCAAGTGCATCATGCTGTTTGCGATGGGTTTCATCTGTCACGGTTTTTCAATGAACTACAAGAACTGATTGAACAATTCCTCAAAAATTAA
- a CDS encoding ABC transporter C-terminal domain-containing protein, whose product MSFENNRLITYPGDYTYYQEELQKAGKLDDKSNEKARGLSNLLKVYEDDKRYKKEQPQKPYEKKPSIGGEVNQYSRTDNKSRKLNTQKSDILENEIEAIEAALKALEQEINNNNFNFAYLQELFLKKETMEKELDFAYDKWENCQ is encoded by the coding sequence ATGTCATTTGAAAATAACCGTCTTATTACTTATCCGGGAGATTATACGTATTATCAGGAAGAATTGCAAAAGGCGGGAAAATTAGATGACAAGTCAAACGAAAAGGCTAGGGGTCTAAGTAACCTGTTAAAGGTTTATGAAGATGATAAGCGTTATAAGAAGGAACAGCCCCAAAAGCCATATGAAAAGAAGCCTTCCATTGGGGGAGAAGTAAATCAATACAGCAGAACAGATAACAAATCCAGGAAGTTGAATACGCAAAAGTCAGATATTCTTGAGAATGAGATTGAAGCCATAGAAGCTGCATTAAAAGCTCTGGAACAAGAGATAAATAATAATAATTTCAATTTCGCATATTTACAGGAACTATTCTTAAAAAAAGAAACTATGGAAAAAGAACTGGATTTCGCTTATGATAAATGGGAGAACTGTCAATAA
- the abc-f gene encoding ribosomal protection-like ABC-F family protein, protein MIDLSINNLTKFYGANKIFEKICFEVKTGERIGLIGKNGCGKTTIMKIIMGRFKESNLNLQGRLEDTGQVQVGEALYGEEVLEVYQAGDVNLRKGIKIGYLNQIPVYSEDTKAIDVIRMAFQKVFDLKRWLSELEGVLQTSSGEELEKALLSYGRLTEEYEIAGGYELETKINKITEGLKINDILKQLPFHSLSGGEKTRVILAKILLEEPDILLLDEPTNHLDLETTEWLEGFLKVYKGSVLIISHDRYFLDHVATKIVELEFSHANIYLGNYSYYVLEKERRFLIDYRNYINQQKKIEQMEKQIERYRIWGNMRDSETMFKRAKELEKRLEKIEVLDKPVLEGRKVRLNQDSANRSGKMVLETEHLSKSFGDTVLLKDIDMKVYYQDSACIIGKNGCGKSTLLKLILGELKPDYGTVKIGAQVKIGYLPQQVVFEDEDQTILEYFSGIHNITYEAARNQLARVLFFKDDVHKKLRFLSGGEKSRLRLCSLTFEKVNFMILDEPTNHLDIDSREVLEETLTAFEGTL, encoded by the coding sequence ATGATAGATTTAAGCATTAATAATTTAACGAAATTTTATGGAGCGAACAAGATATTTGAAAAGATATGCTTTGAGGTGAAAACTGGGGAGAGGATTGGGTTAATTGGTAAAAATGGGTGTGGGAAGACTACAATTATGAAGATTATTATGGGCAGGTTTAAGGAAAGTAACTTAAACTTACAAGGGAGGCTTGAGGATACCGGGCAAGTGCAGGTTGGAGAAGCTTTGTATGGGGAGGAGGTTTTAGAAGTTTATCAGGCAGGAGATGTTAATCTTCGTAAAGGGATTAAGATCGGGTATTTAAATCAGATACCTGTTTATAGTGAGGATACCAAAGCGATTGATGTAATCCGCATGGCTTTTCAAAAAGTCTTTGATTTGAAGAGATGGTTATCAGAGCTTGAAGGGGTGCTTCAGACTTCTTCGGGTGAGGAGCTTGAAAAAGCACTGTTAAGTTACGGACGGCTCACGGAGGAGTATGAGATAGCCGGAGGTTATGAGCTGGAAACGAAGATTAACAAGATTACAGAGGGACTTAAAATTAATGATATTTTAAAGCAACTGCCCTTTCATAGTTTAAGCGGCGGAGAAAAAACCAGAGTGATTTTGGCGAAGATACTTCTTGAAGAACCAGATATTCTGCTACTTGACGAACCTACCAACCATCTGGACTTAGAAACCACAGAATGGCTGGAGGGCTTTTTAAAGGTTTATAAAGGTTCTGTTCTGATTATATCCCATGACAGATATTTTCTGGATCATGTTGCTACGAAAATCGTGGAGTTAGAGTTTAGCCACGCTAATATTTATCTGGGGAATTATAGTTATTATGTACTGGAAAAAGAGAGACGGTTCTTAATTGACTACAGGAATTATATCAACCAGCAGAAAAAGATCGAACAGATGGAAAAACAGATTGAGCGCTACCGTATCTGGGGAAATATGAGAGATAGTGAAACAATGTTTAAACGGGCAAAGGAATTGGAAAAACGTCTGGAAAAGATTGAAGTATTGGATAAACCGGTCCTTGAAGGCAGAAAGGTGCGCCTTAATCAGGATAGCGCAAACCGTTCCGGAAAAATGGTATTAGAAACCGAACACTTGAGTAAAAGTTTTGGTGATACGGTATTACTAAAAGATATTGATATGAAAGTTTATTATCAGGATAGTGCCTGCATAATCGGGAAAAACGGCTGCGGCAAATCTACCCTGCTTAAGCTGATATTAGGAGAATTAAAACCAGATTACGGTACGGTAAAAATTGGTGCTCAGGTTAAAATCGGTTATCTGCCCCAACAGGTTGTTTTTGAAGATGAAGACCAGACCATACTTGAGTACTTTTCAGGTATTCACAATATTACTTATGAAGCTGCCAGAAACCAGTTAGCCAGAGTATTATTCTTTAAAGACGATGTCCATAAGAAATTAAGATTCTTATCCGGTGGGGAGAAGAGCCGGTTAAGGTTATGTTCTTTAACCTTTGAAAAAGTGAATTTTATGATTCTGGATGAGCCTACCAATCACTTGGATATTGATTCCAGGGAAGTGCTGGAGGAAACTTTAACCGCATTTGAAGGAACCCTGTAA
- a CDS encoding metallophosphoesterase, with protein sequence MKAKILTLLLASSMIISLALLTSGCAQKSSGSALWEAGGTRNKIVVISDIHIGVDDKYAENVANRPILIDFLKRLQETKDVRELVIDGDFLDEWFLPVDYPSYTDVQKFYRDVIANNQSVFDELNKVAESGIRLVYIPGNHDMTQENEVLQKAVPQIVQIRDAKGLGTYYTGDRNEIAIEHGHRYDVFSAPDTVTNAELVGNQDTMLPAGYFYARYAATWVLEGRPKVEKNLPVVTTVPDKSDADQYGAYLYYSLLKSISTRMTPNEGLEEKIFDMHMDGFDDSYTYLDFYPAQQADGTISAPVLFQNIQRTWAERQKINQVKNPNSFVEAVAGTVDWEYYFRQAKAQYLENPDENVDVVVFGHTHVPSYLAMDNGKYYINDGTWIDHNTDYPEATRTFAVITTGEKTTPALYMYHEDGSATDISANVSKAK encoded by the coding sequence ATGAAAGCAAAAATTCTCACGTTGCTGCTTGCGTCCAGCATGATCATTTCTTTGGCTCTGCTCACAAGCGGCTGCGCGCAAAAAAGCAGTGGGTCTGCCTTGTGGGAGGCTGGGGGCACCAGAAACAAGATTGTCGTCATAAGCGATATTCACATCGGAGTAGACGACAAATATGCTGAAAATGTTGCGAACCGACCCATATTGATTGATTTCTTAAAGCGGCTGCAAGAAACAAAAGATGTGAGGGAACTGGTAATTGACGGCGATTTTCTGGACGAATGGTTTCTGCCGGTGGATTACCCCAGTTACACCGATGTACAAAAGTTTTATAGGGATGTTATCGCCAACAATCAGAGTGTCTTTGATGAACTGAACAAGGTGGCTGAGAGCGGAATCAGGCTGGTCTACATACCCGGCAACCACGACATGACACAGGAGAACGAGGTGCTGCAAAAGGCCGTACCCCAAATTGTACAGATTCGGGATGCCAAAGGGTTGGGAACCTATTACACAGGTGACCGCAACGAAATTGCAATTGAGCATGGCCACCGTTACGATGTATTCTCTGCACCGGATACCGTAACCAATGCAGAACTGGTGGGCAATCAAGATACCATGCTGCCGGCCGGTTATTTTTACGCACGGTATGCTGCTACATGGGTATTGGAGGGACGTCCCAAGGTAGAAAAGAATTTGCCTGTGGTAACAACGGTTCCCGACAAATCCGATGCTGACCAGTACGGTGCTTATCTTTATTATTCACTCCTTAAGAGTATTTCTACAAGAATGACCCCCAACGAAGGTCTTGAGGAAAAAATATTTGATATGCACATGGATGGCTTTGATGATTCCTATACCTATCTCGACTTTTATCCTGCACAGCAGGCGGACGGAACCATTTCCGCACCGGTGCTGTTTCAGAATATTCAGCGTACATGGGCGGAGCGCCAGAAAATCAATCAGGTCAAGAATCCCAACAGCTTTGTTGAGGCGGTTGCCGGAACTGTGGACTGGGAGTACTATTTCAGACAGGCAAAGGCGCAGTATCTGGAAAATCCGGACGAAAATGTGGACGTGGTTGTGTTCGGTCATACACATGTACCTTCATATCTTGCCATGGATAACGGAAAATACTACATCAATGACGGAACCTGGATTGACCATAACACTGACTATCCGGAGGCTACTCGTACCTTTGCCGTTATTACAACCGGAGAGAAAACCACCCCTGCACTGTATATGTACCATGAGGACGGCTCTGCAACCGATATTTCAGCGAATGTCAGCAAAGCAAAATAG